The Malus domestica chromosome 10, GDT2T_hap1 nucleotide sequence AAAGTAGCCTGCCACAAGTTGCACGTCAATCTCGCTACCAAACCAGTGATCCAAAAGAGAAGACATTTCGTACCCGAACAAGTGGCGATCGTTGAGGTGAAAATTGACATGCTATTGGATGCTGGattcatagaagaggtagcacaTTCAACATGGCTTGCTAACATCGTGCTAGTCATgaaaaaagagaaaggcaaaTGGAGGGTTTGCTTAAATTACACTGACCTCAACAAGGTATGCCCAAAAGATCCTTATTC carries:
- the LOC139188669 gene encoding uncharacterized protein — its product is MSARIGSHLNPAEKEELTAFLRENRDVFAWSPSDMPGINPKVACHKLHVNLATKPVIQKRRHFVPEQVAIVEVKIDMLLDAGFIEEVAHSTWLANIVLVMKKEKGKWRVCLNYTDLNKVCPKDPYSVP